One stretch of Plasmodium yoelii strain 17X genome assembly, chromosome: 5 DNA includes these proteins:
- a CDS encoding GDP dissociation inhibitor, putative: MDDKNSTVFNCDVLICGTSLLNSLLSVYFSLKGYKVINIDKNNYYGDVNCSLSFNQFQDEKNNLHNFYEEYFPFYKINNSQEESEKQKRKTQKEKLEEIIKNYFQINNNKFNIDINPKILYNESDIVNLLLNLNAHTYISFVGMQHFYLSHTNDEHKENDLNTNDNKNQNYDEQTNNTFTNNEKQSDLIILKIPLNKSQVFLDPNLTLIEKRMIMNFIYKHIIHDKNYTFSRFSNYNFIKTENTLQNNQLPIKNNYEHNKPDDPNKNCVNNETLKREINENNNIEDKTKEHDENINILDYLKAYKITDKLTDYVIYGIGLFEFEIEKTNEKNISEYYLNGFTKEKKFIMNKREFMQRLHILINSLNKFKLQNFFENAFIYPSYGLNDIIFSMSRVSCLNNAIYMINRKIKNINYSKFHTQTNSIEINNKYNDNDDNCLPTLSQINEVILDNEYVIKPKFVISSGSNINFHEIKKFLFSSPKKKINSYSSNQNDNINNNSNNKFRTQIVTSRLIVLSTYSFLGKDGVSFFIHKDKNNKYKKETNSNNINTNVHILQLDYSSGSCPPGFFLTYFTYLDIIEEQKITNNNLINLPNNINNDQINDKKSDTHIKNQKPLNYLLLFDVLKLFIKKSKGLSNSYVDQYLSAKNVYNDDYYGIMNKISDYFSNEFANNNNCAYEFTKLESAKNEEKKEAVNCSSYQQSDVNDVNDVNNVNDVNDANDVNNVNGVNDANDVNNVNDANDVIKIYDSYSQNSKTVENKQNEKNNFFLNSFNNLLKTEGIIYCAYYEYKPVIYRKDTIKLINHNIELYKKIFENVEKNITDAHKNIELVEKKQSTLNYATEDENKNTESSEKKSVHVNYNEKNDLNINNQENIKQNKSCDDLNKTNIYQLDENAKISNLLFTNDIHNYPIYPLVEDVSTFFYIINKLNNNFSQSDYYQTTYDTFANMIKTYFNNNKINKV; encoded by the coding sequence ATGGATGATAAAAATAGCACAGTTTTCAATTGTGATGTTCTAATATGTGGTACTAGCTTGTTGAACAGCTTATTGTCAGTTTATTTCTCCCTAAAAGGTTATAAAGTAAtaaatattgataaaaataattactaTGGTGATGTAAATTGTTCTTTGAGTTTCAATCAATTtcaagatgaaaaaaataacctTCATAACTTTTACGAGgaatattttcctttttataaaataaataatagtcAAGAAGAAAGTGAAAAACAAAAGAGAAAAACACAAAAAGAGAAATTGGaagaaattattaaaaattatttccaaataaataacaataaatttAACATTGATATTAAtccaaaaatattatataatgagAGTGATATTGTTAATTtacttttaaatttaaatgcCCATACCTATATTAGCTTTGTGGGAATgcaacatttttatttatcacaCACAAATGATGAacataaagaaaatgatctTAATAcgaatgataataaaaaccAAAATTATGATGAGCAGACAAATAATACATTTACAAACAATGAAAAACAATCGGATTTAATAATACTAAAAATCCCACTAAATAAATCGCAAGTATTTTTAGACCCAAATCTAACTCTTATTGAAAAAAGAATgataatgaattttatttataaacaCATTATACATGATAAAAATTACACCTTTTCACGTTTTTCAAattacaattttataaaaacagAAAACACACTACAAAACAACCAATTaccaataaaaaataattatgaacacAATAAGCCTGATGatccaaataaaaattgtgtaAACAATGAAACATTAAAACgggaaataaatgaaaataataatattgaagataaaacaaaagaacacgatgaaaatataaatatattagattACTTAAAGGCATACAAAATAACAGATAAATTAACTGATTATGTTATTTATGGAATAGGATTATTTGAATTTGAAATAGAAAAaactaatgaaaaaaatatatccgAATATTACTTAAATGGGTttacaaaagaaaaaaaatttattatgaaTAAAAGAGAATTTATGCAACgcttgcatatattaataaactcgttaaataaatttaaattacaaaatttttttgaaaatgctTTCATTTATCCATCATATGGATTGaatgatattatattttcgaTGTCAAGGGTATCATGCCTAAATAATGCCATATATATGATTAacagaaaaattaaaaatattaattactCAAAGTTTCACACGCAAACCAATTCtattgaaataaataataaatataatgataacGATGATAATTGTTTACCAACTTTATCACAAATAAACGAAGTAATTCTTGATAATGAATATGTTATAAAACCAAAGTTTGTTATATCATCTGGATCTAACATAAATTTccatgaaataaaaaaatttcttttttcttcaccaaaaaaaaaaattaatagctACAGTAGTAATCAAAATGACAATATTAACaacaatagtaataataaatttcgTACCCAAATTGTAACAAGCCGATTAATTGTTTTAAGTACGTACTCATTTCTTGGAAAGGATGGTGTATCATTTTTCATacataaagataaaaataataaatataagaaGGAAACAAAttcgaataatataaataccaATGTACATATATTGCAATTAGACTATAGTAGTGGTTCATGTCCTCCaggtttttttttaacatattttactTATCTAGATATTATAGAGGAACAAAAGATAACAAATAACAACTTAATCAACTTGcctaataatattaataatgatcaAATAAACGATAAAAAAAGTGATACACacataaaaaatcaaaaaccATTAAATTATTTGCTTTTATTTgatgtattaaaattattcataaaaaaatcaaaaggACTTTCTAATTCATATGTAGATCAATATTTATCAgctaaaaatgtatataacgATGATTATTATGgaattatgaacaaaatcTCTGACTATTTTAGCAACGAATttgcaaataataataactgtGCATATGAGTTTACAAAACTTGAAAGTGCAAAAaacgaagaaaaaaaagaagcaGTGAATTGTAGTTCATATCAACAAAGTGATGTAAATGATGTAAATGATGTAAATAATGTAAATGATGTAAATGATGCAAATGATGTAAATAATGTAAATGGTGTAAATGATGCAAATGATGTAAATAATGTAAATGATGCAAATGATGTAATTAAGATTTATGACTCCTATTCACAAAATAGCAAAACTGTagaaaacaaacaaaatgaaaaaaataattttttcttaaattcttttaataatttattgaaAACTGAAGGTATTATTTATTGTGCATATTACGAATACAAACCTGTAATATACAGGAAAGATactattaaattaattaatcaTAATATAGagctatataaaaaaatatttgaaaatgtagaaaaaaaCATTACAGATGCCCATAAAAACATCGAATTggttgaaaaaaaacaatccacattgaattatgcaactgaggatgaaaataaaaatactgaATCGagcgaaaaaaaaagtgtgcatgtaaattataatgaaaaaaacgatttaaatattaataatcaggaaaacataaaacaaaataaatcgTGTGatgatttaaataaaacaaatatttatcaaCTTGATGAAAATGCAAAAATTTCCAACTTGTTGTTTACTAATGATATACACAACTACCCTATATACCCTCTCGTTGAAGATGTTTCtacttttttttacattattaaTAAACTTAACAATAATTTTAGTCAATCCGATTATTATCAAACAACATATGATACATTTGCCAATAtgataaaaacatattttaataataataaaataaataaagtttaa
- a CDS encoding antigen UB05, putative, with product MGSHIQPSRFLDSAILSLFGMVISASFLYMFSEFYLLAFEAKLFDNKVSMVLNRLFPFKTFEYNLTHILLFTLCIILLSLKPDYSFCSKISSRESRRYQGKDESSRMDDSERSQRDKKK from the exons ATGGGATCGCATATTCAGCCATCACGATTTTTAGata GTGCTATACTATCATTGTTTGGCATGGTAATTTCGGCATCATTCCTTTATATGTTTTCagaattttatttgttaGCATTCGAAGCTAAATTGTTTGACAACAAAGTGAGCATGGTGTTGAATCGTTTGTTCCCCTTTAAA aCATTTGAATACAACTTAACCCATATATTACTCTTTACCCTATGTATAATTTTACTTAGCCTTAA accTGATTATAGTTTTTGCAGTAAAATTAGCTCAAGGGAATCTAGAAGATATCAAGGAAAAGATGAATCCTCTAGAATGGATGATTCTGAAAGATCTCAAagagacaaaaaaaaataa